GGTTGCTCCGGACATTGAAGCCGATAATGGCGTTATTCACGTCATTGACAATGTGATTTTAATGGGCTGAATTAGTGTTGCAAGGGCGATCGCGCTAGGTTTGTATGAATTGCGATCGCTCCCTTTGCCCTGACCTATACCTCAGCCTACTTATCTCGTCGAATTCGATTGATCTCTTTTTGCAGTTCCTCCAATTGCCGCCGCAACTCTTCTGCTTCGGCTTGAGGCGATTTTGCCGAAGTATTGACCGCTCCTGCCGCTTCAGCACGGGCATAATGACCTTGGCGAATCTGGCGGTATTCTTCTGAGCTGGCCCATTCGCGGATGTAACGAATGCGCTCAACTGGGAAAGGATGGCTGAGCATGGAGCCTTGAGAGCCGTTGCCGTTGTAGAGCAAAAACTTGTAGATCTGGTTCAAGCCATCTTGGTCTAGCTCTTGGTAGCTTTCCGATTGGCGGATAAATTCATTTAAGCTGCACTCTTGCAGATGCTTGCTGCTGCCACCCGCAATTTTCATCATGGTTTGCATAACTAACGTTAGGTCGTCGGTGGCGAGGAGTGCGGCGCGATCGGAAGTCAGTTCGGCTTTGCGTCGCCATTCGTAAAAGGCATAGATTAAACCACTGCCAACGATGTTGCCTAAACCCATCGTCATTTCTCCGAGCGCTGCTACCATCTGAATGGCCCAATTCGCCATCTGGATCAAAGTAGTATGACCGCATTTGATGTGGCCTAATTCATGAGCCAGCACAACTCGAATTTCAGCGTCGCTGAGTAAGTCCAACAGTCCTGTATGAAGGACAATATAAGGATGCTCTTCTCCCAAGGCGTAACTGTTAGCCAGAGGATTTTGCACCACAAACAGAGAAGGCTCTGGGTGAATGTCTAGGTCGCGGACACATTCGCGAAAAAGGTGATAGATCGAGGCGTACTGACGAGGGCCAACTTGAATGCTGTTGCCCATTAAATAAATCAGTTGGGGCCGTTCGTAGAGAAATTCCACAAATTTCCGAGCCACGAGATCGAAGCCAGGGACATTGCGTAGAGCTTGCTCGGCTTGGCGATCGAGGGGATGCCGAAATGCTTCACTCGAAATTCCTGGATAGGTAGGCATCGCAACACTCCTTAATGGTTGATCTCGAAAATCCAGTAGACTCCCAATACTTGTATAACAAGTCGGAGGCTGCTTTTGAGTGATTTCGGATTGCCAAGTTGGATCAAGGCGATCGCTTTTTGTAGCTTACGATTCTACACTGCTCGCGATCGCCCGGAATAATAGGGACAACTGCACTTCTTCAACTGCCTATGAAGCCGTACCAAACGCTAGCGACGATGCTCTCCACCATCACCGGGCGCTTGACTGTCAGCAGTAGCCACAGACGTAGCGACTTCTCGGAAGCCAATCCGATGCTGCATGCTCTGTTACTCGAACATCCGGAGTTGGAGCATCCAGAAATTCTGTTGACTCAGCTACCCAAAGAAGCTGCCTTTTCTTCTAGGACAGAAGAAGATTTGCTCTTGACTCGCTAGTTAGCAGTCTAAGTAGGGGCACTACTGCATTGGTCATAGACCAAATACCTGTTTCTCCGAAGCGCGATCTCACGTAGTTCTCCAGTCGTAAGGCTGGAGATTTTTTTGTTTAACTAGCCTTTGATCTTTGTCCCAAAATTAAAAGCCCCAGTCAAAGACCGAGGCTGGGAAGTTATATGTTAGCTAGCGCTTTTTATACAAGTTGTTAGCTAGCAGATAGGGCGACAAATATAGAAGTTGCGACCAAAAGAACGGCGATCGCGCCTTGGAATAGGTAACGCTGTTGTTGTTCTGGGGTGGGATATTCTGCGTAGTACATGGCAGGCTCAGCTGCGTAGTTGTTGAGAACGCCGTTTTCGTCGGTTGTGTAACGCATGTCTTTTTCCCTTTGTTGCTTTATGTAAACTAATGTAACAGATTATTTACAAATTGCAACACTTTTCCAGTTTTCTGCTAGTCATTTTTCTGGGGGTAGCTATAAGCATGGCTTAACTGTGCCTTCAACTCCCGACGGGCAGGCGATCGCGAGTTTAGGGAGAAGACCCACGCCAAAATAACCGTCACCCTAAAGGGTTCGGCTACGTT
This region of Trichocoleus desertorum NBK24 genomic DNA includes:
- a CDS encoding M48 family metallopeptidase; this translates as MPTYPGISSEAFRHPLDRQAEQALRNVPGFDLVARKFVEFLYERPQLIYLMGNSIQVGPRQYASIYHLFRECVRDLDIHPEPSLFVVQNPLANSYALGEEHPYIVLHTGLLDLLSDAEIRVVLAHELGHIKCGHTTLIQMANWAIQMVAALGEMTMGLGNIVGSGLIYAFYEWRRKAELTSDRAALLATDDLTLVMQTMMKIAGGSSKHLQECSLNEFIRQSESYQELDQDGLNQIYKFLLYNGNGSQGSMLSHPFPVERIRYIREWASSEEYRQIRQGHYARAEAAGAVNTSAKSPQAEAEELRRQLEELQKEINRIRRDK
- the psb34 gene encoding photosystem II assembly protein Psb34 — its product is MRYTTDENGVLNNYAAEPAMYYAEYPTPEQQQRYLFQGAIAVLLVATSIFVALSAS